Genomic DNA from Chaetodon auriga isolate fChaAug3 chromosome 13, fChaAug3.hap1, whole genome shotgun sequence:
CTCAGTGGTTTAGTACTGTATTTCCATCAAACTGGGGAACTGGCAAGAGACAGATTAAGAATGTCCTCAATCTTGGACACTGGATTCTAAATGTTAATTAAAGCAACTTTTTGGTGTGAGTCATTTAGTTCAAgtccaataataataaaaaaaaaaataataacccagatgacatcatcagggttgttttaaaatgtgtttgatgatgACTAAACATGGAAAATCGATTAATTCAGCTTTAATTACATAAAATAAgtataaacattaaaatgttttaattatcaGACtcgtctgtgttgttttcagaaAGATACATTATATGTgctttttaaccttttaactGGTTTGAATGTTGTAGCTGGTGACTTGCTCACTTTGATTTACTTTCCAGGGATTTCCATCTTCAGATAACTCGTGTTAACATGCACCTCAAGTGTTTACCAAATATCTCCAACATCGCTCTCTTTCTAAAGCTATAAAGTGGTCTAAAGCTCAGTTTGTCATAAAAACAAGATCCAGAAAAGTTGACAGAATTACAGGACTTTCTTCCCCGGATGCCGCATCTTTCGCTGATTTATCTGTGAAATGTAACGTAAACAGCCAACAGAAAGACGTGACCAGCAGTTGGATTGAATGAACCTACAGTGAGTCATAGAGTAAAGTCAGTAGATTCCCATGTGTGTTGGTTGGAGCAGCCGTATataaaggcagcagcagcagcagcagcggcggcggcagcggaCGGACAGAGGACACAGCTTCTGGACatatctgcacagagcagctgcGCACTGAGAGCTGCAGGATGCGCGTCTTTACGCTCCTCTTGACACTCGGGTTCCTGCTGAAGGAAGCGAGGGCATGGGGCTTCAAAAACGGAATATTTCATAATTCAATTTGGCTGGGTAAATAACTTTTTACTTCTTGTCGTAGTCGTTTGCAGCTCTGAAAAATGTCGGCTCCGCTTGGACATCTTGGACCACTTTGTTATGAAGTTCAAAGAAGTGAATGTGATGAATTTGAAACCCCAATCGCTTACAAATGTTCGAGTTGCGAGGTACCAGTTATGTCCTAATCAATGTCGTATAACTTTGAGTACACATGATGTCTTCCTTTGGTAGTTATCAAAATCAGTATGATCTGCAGTTTAACTTCATTAGCCAGCGTCCTCAGTGCCAGCAGTCATGACACTTTCACTTCTTTCACATGTAATCGGTTACTGTTACCTGAGATTGTTTTGCGTTGGTTTttacaaacagcaaacatgtgCTTTCATAAAGGCATATTGTGAGAGTAACATTGATTAACAGGGAAAACACCAGCAGCTTTCTCTCGTGCCAAACTGCATATTTATGACCTGGCTGAGTGCTGAATGAGGCCAGTAAACACGGGGAAATGACTTCATCTCAAGGCCTTCCAAAATGCAAGCACATGAGATTCTTAAGGAAAGATAGTTCAAGTCATGTCTATTTCTTGGACTTTGGGAATAGACATTTTGTCATGCTACTGAAATGATGTTGACACCACAGCCTTGAGTCTGTCCTTATGTATATTGGCACATACATGTATGTGCTGATATGTTGCTGCCTTTCCCATACGTGCAcctctgactcactgttttaaccacattGTGTACATTTTTACGAGGTGAGAGGCAAAGTAACAAAACAGTGTTCATCGTGCTAATGAGTTTGCATCACTTGAATCACATGCACAACATTTTCTACCATTATTTCATGCAATGCCTGTCCTGTGTTTTCTAACTTTGGGAAGTGCTCAGGTTTGGCACATTAAGTTGCACTGATTCTCAGTTCCATCTCTCTTCTTTTGAAAAGTTGGTCACTGTCTGAGTTACTGGTGTGAACATTATTCATACAAAATGTGTGCCATTCAAAGCAAGAAGGCAACACATCCCTGTAGCAGTGAGAATGAGAGTTGATTAATGTGAAAACATTCATCAAACAGgttaaaaaggtgaaaatatCAACTTGCATCTAATTTCTGAGGGCGCTCTGCCTAGTTTTGCAGTCATGCATGCATAAAGCCAAAACAGGATCAGAGGACTCCCCACTGAGGAGGCCAGGGAGCAAGTGATCCAACTGTTGGTGAACAtccaaaatggagaaaaattcTGGGGAAAAATTCTTCAGATCACGGATTAAATCCTTCCCATAAGTTGTTTTATAGGCTGCAACCATTGGAACCCTCTGTTTGTTAGCCTttcttgttcatgtttttcttagCTTAATTTAACCTTCACCTTCTCACTAAAAACATTGCCACTTGCTTGGCTATAGCCCCATGAATGAATTTTAGACCACAAAAGCACAGACAGCTCTCTTGGCTTTAAACAGTGGTGGTAGCTTTTCTGgttgtctttctctttgacAGAACAAGCAGCTGGAGTTTACCACCGGGAATCGCGCAAAGGGAGGTACCAGCTGACATATAAAGAGGCCAAGGCTGTCTGCAAATACGAGGGAGGGAAGCTGGCCACTTATGAACAGCTGGAGGCAGCTCGTCTAATAGGTCTGCAGCAGCttacacacaaactcagcaaTACACATGCAGAGCTTCAGCCAAAGAAGAGTGACTCCAAAAGTGTCTTGATCACAAATCCAATAATGTGATGCTATTTTATAAGCAGTTTACATTCTCAATTTGTGTCACCAACTGGAGGCAGGTAGAGCTGTGTTTACCTCTCCTTTCTCCCATGAACTGCATGAGGACAGGTCTCTGATGTAACAGCAGTGATACATCTCCCAGGCCACTAGAATGTTTTTAACACGTAGGAAAGGAGGTTCATGTTTTCAGAGGGAAAAGGTCATTGGGGAGCAATGGGTTAAACACTTCTTTTGagtgctctgctgtcacatgatTCTGTGCCAAATTTTAAACAACCCCGAGAGTATTGTAAAAGCCTGGTCACACCTTCTTGGCTGGGGAATATCACTGTTCCCTTGGTACAGAGATTGAGTCCAGCCACTGGCTCTGGCATTACAACTGAGTTTCTACACAGCAGTCTACCTAGGGGGTCCCTCTTTTATCTGGGCTGTTCTGGCTGGAGTCTGCTTCTTGTAACTCTAAGCTAAGCTTTGAGGCCCCTGTCttcacagataaaaaaaaatcatgtaatGGCCACCAGAAGGCTCTGATTTCGTCTTTTCTCTTGAGGTTGCCCTGTTGGCAGAGTTGAAAAACTTTCTGTGGTTGGAAGAACACAGTGTCAGTGTATTGTTGtagaaaaacaatatttttctgctcttgttCAGGTTTCcatgtgtgtgcagctggatGGTTCGACAAAGGACGTGTTGGTTACCCCATTGTAAAAGCTGGCGCCAACTGTGGTTTTGGGAAGGTTGGCATCATTGATTATGGATACAGGCTGAACAAAAGTGAGAGATGGGATGTGTACTGCTACAACCCAAACTGTGAGTACATGTTTATACATAGTGATAAATGGTGGTTTAAAGTTGCACTCTTTAATTGtattatgaatgaatgaatgaatgaatgaatgaattgtgaaatgtgaaaatctcTTTGGAGCTTTTTTCTGGCCTGCAAATTACTCGTACTTCATTCCCAGCAaccaacaacacacagacacagttaacgacaagctggtgaacaaaagtgaacatttagcagctaattgCCAGGTAGCTAGATACACAACTTTATGTTAGTGTCAAATCTAATGTGACtctgtctgctgaatgtgtaaataagacattttgactttatAATGTGAGAATATGTCAATCTTGAATatccaacttttttttccatcaagtGGAGGTCATTGCAGGCCATAAAGCTAAAACAAAGAGCTAAAAAACGACAAAAAGATTCTCTGCGTTCATGTGTGACCTCTCTTACATTGTACTAAGTTGTTCAATTCAAGCTATTGATTTGTAGAGCACATGTTAATGCTAATGTATCTGAATATTTACAAGCATGGTTAATAACTTTTTGAACGTAGAAATGTTATTTGTGGTAGCATTTGTTGTATGAATACTGATCACTAAAGTTAAATATCTTAATGGCTTAATAGAACGTGTGTGGTTTAAAGAGTAAGTGATGACTGCATTGGTTAAGTGCCAGAGTCATAAGTCCCAGTGGGGGAGACCCGGACCCACGGGTTAAGAAGAGTCATCAAGTCTGAGGCTCCACAGACTCACTCAGGATGTCGTCATCACCGCTGTGATGGATGTTATAGAGAACTTGTGGAAAAGaggacttcttttttttttttttgctttgactCAAAGCCGCATTCTCAGTCCCACCCTGTGAGTTATCATGGTCAGACCAAGAATAAACCTGAAGGAAGTAAGAACCTATCAGTCTGGATAAGATGTGGAATAACTGAGTAAGTGATAATAAACACAGGCTGTTCTGTGAGTTAGAAGTTTTAACAACCGGCATGTCTGACCAAATCAGCAGAGTCTGGAAGAAGGAATGAAACATTAATGCCTTTGTGTTAAAATTTCACCATATGCCAGATTCATTATGAGTCAAAGAATATTCACACATATTCACAAATCCATTTTAGTAGatctgaaaaacatttaaagcattATGTTGAAAATGAACACCCAACCACACTGCCTGTGGCACTAGTAATGGTTAAAAAACTGTTCTGAACGTATCTTGTTTTGCCACTGTGCCTCCATTGAGtaaaacaaatttaaaagaaaacaccagTTCAGCATGagaaaaactttattgtctATCACAAGGTGATGGTAATGTGTCTTTTATATGgtttacaaataaaaatacacaggacagatgaaatgaaaacagtgaatacAGAGGATAATGGTGGTACTAGAAGTGGCCAAATGCCTGTGTCTACAGGTAATGTCAAGTCTGTCGCAGCTTGTTGGCACAGTTAATAGCAGTTAAAATGAATACAATATTTTGACACTCTGAAATATCataatgcatttttctgttaaGTTTTTTGACAAGTCCCACGTTTCAAAAGAAAGCCCAACtaatgtgagattttttttagaCTGATAACAAAATCAACATTCCAGAGTCTGATGATTACATATTGTCTGATATTTGTATGTTTAAACCAATAAGGGACACAAACTGTAAAGACTGCACTGACTTGTGCCACCTTAAAAATATGCTTATGTACGCATCCAGCATACATgaagcaacatcagcattcaagCCCAATCTTCCAATATCCATAAGTCTGGTATTTACTTTCCTTTTACATCTGTTTTAGTCTCCACTGCCTCCTAAAACAATATCCAGCTCTTCTGAATCAATAGTTTTTATATAAACATGGatttttattcatcattcatcaccTCTTTTAGCTTATTGCTTTGGTTTTATGGCCTTAAAGTTAATTGCTCTCATtgactttgttttcagtgaaaagatTCTGACAAACTCACTGACTGTTCATAGGCtattgtttgctaacacattagcctTAACAGGTTTGTGAGATCATGTCAGAGCAATGTGTCTGGCAgcttttttgttctgttttgtcttctgccccctagtggccaaaatCACAGGTAAAAGCTCTCATGCAGAAATGTCCCTCTGCATCATATTATTTGAGTTTATTATATGTTTGGTATTTAAAATCTCACTCTACACATCTACAGCTGTCAAGTAAATGTAgcggagtagaagtataaaagTTCAAAGTGCAGGGTTTTATTGTCATTCTACAACGCAGGGTTCCATAACAAAATCCTTTATGCAACTGGTTCCTAATCTTTGGGTTCCTTAGGGAGGGATTGCAAAGCCGATatctcagcatttcattcatttctgtgaagaaaacGAAATTCAAATATTTCTAAAGATTAGAGTAGTATATAAGACATAAACTTGAACAAAAATCTCACAGGATAAGGACACGGTGAAGGCCTGAAGACAAGCTATATGAACAGTATGATGAAAGTATGCAGTTAAAACAACTAAAGCTAGAAGCTAACAGAGCAATGGCCAAGcatcagagagaagaaaacacagattttgtGGAAACATTATCTTATTAAGTATGTATGattgttaaaaaagaaacaatgcaGAATAGCAGAAAAAGTTACTAAAAATCTCAGGACAACTATTTTCTGATGAATATTTGAAGGAAATCATTTTACACAAACTTTCTGCAGTTATTGTATTCACGATTTGGGTTGATTGTACAATTTACCAgtagtgttgtctcgttcgcgaacgattcgttcaaaagaacgaattttttaagtgaacgtactgaactgaatcacttcctcaagtgattcattcgtttctcagttcagttgaactgtcagcaggcggcgctgctgacagttcactttctcagttcagtttctcagttcagttcaactgaactgagaaacgaacgaatcacttgacagttcaactgaactgagagattgaactgagaaagtgaactgtcagcaggcggcgctgctgacagttcaactgaactgagaaaggaacgaatcacttgaggacacAACaccggcgctgctgacagttcaactgaactgagaaacgaacgaatcactaGAGGGAGGGACCGACTGCGCcgcgtcaccgacgcatgaatctatggcaagccgttcctgccagaaatacgccacattcagtcacgtttcaacttcattacggcgtaaaaaacgctgtttttttcagattttatgcCGTTTTTTACGGCGTAATGCGCTAAAAGAACGCCGTTtcgtaatgaagttgaaacgcgactgaatgtggcgtatttctggcaggaacggcttgccatatgaatcactcagtgaactacactctcctgaatcattttcctctgagggatacactttcatggcgaccgttgttccccttgttttaacagatttagtttccagataaacaaacttaaaacgttatgctggcagtaatgaggagcgacggagggagacaggggtgtgttgtgttcaagtgtacctaaatttgccaccgcaacaacagtacaataggacacagcatgtaacaaatagtgtataaaacccgcagtttgagaaaacgcgtgactgtctgatcatctcattgcgacaatttgcgagggaacggtgcatattcagtgtgaatccttcactgaatgtactgtggggtatacattcagtgaacggatcactcaccgagcccaatttgccgagtagaccagttaaatagcataccataggacaggacacttaaaacatcatgatttataatatagttatatatagttttatatttacaaatgtgtttgtcaaagcaacacagtcacaacactctcgtctcccggtcctggaagctgtgaactgaactgaaacttgaaccgttcagccgtatacCAGTTCAGGAGttgcaggctcctcctgccaagcactgaatgattcggtgattcagtgaacgaatcttttgaatgaatctttctagtgaactgattctagtgattcagtacatctaaaagaactggcgtgcccatcactatTTACCAGTATCTGTACTAGGGAagagcgagtacaccactatctgtatctg
This window encodes:
- the tnfaip6 gene encoding tumor necrosis factor-inducible gene 6 protein, whose protein sequence is MRVFTLLLTLGFLLKEARAWGFKNGIFHNSIWLEQAAGVYHRESRKGRYQLTYKEAKAVCKYEGGKLATYEQLEAARLIGFHVCAAGWFDKGRVGYPIVKAGANCGFGKVGIIDYGYRLNKSERWDVYCYNPNSKECGGVLTDQQRIIQSPGFPEEYQDEQICYWHIRVRLGQRIRLHFSEFDVEDDTACLADYLEVYDSYDDISGFAGRFCGDYLPEDIISTGNVMTLKFLSDASVTAGGFQLQYSAFNASLFSQNYTHYIH